In one window of Gossypium hirsutum isolate 1008001.06 chromosome A01, Gossypium_hirsutum_v2.1, whole genome shotgun sequence DNA:
- the LOC107932660 gene encoding uncharacterized protein isoform X1, with amino-acid sequence MLAPSVTAPLRPSLSTGHRLESRIECSSRCDSVRIPNRIRPRELGLQSQPSVGRSRKQSSSIACTATALQNATCSASGQTQTVTLEAPTITQAPVHCKNKHILSFQQFVNIH; translated from the exons ATGCTGGCTCCTAGTGTTACTGCTCCCTTGCGGCCTTCATTGTCTACCG GACATCGATTAGAGTCACGAATTGAATGCAGTAGCCGTTGTGACTCAGTTAGAATTCCGAATCGGATTAGGCCAAGGGAACTTGGCTTGCAATCACAACCTAGTGTAGGAAGAAGTAGAAAACAATCTTCATCCATTGCATGCACCGCAACTGCTTTG CAGAACGCAACTTGCAGTGCATCAGGACAAACTCAAACTGTTACTCTTGAGGCACCAACGATCACCCAAGCTCCTGTTCATTGTAAGAACAAGCACATACTCTCTTTTCAGCAGTTTGTCAATATTCATTAG
- the LOC107932660 gene encoding uncharacterized protein isoform X2, protein MLAPSVTAPLRPSLSTGHRLESRIECSSRCDSVRIPNRIRPRELGLQSQPSVGRSRKQSSSIACTATALNATCSASGQTQTVTLEAPTITQAPVHCKNKHILSFQQFVNIH, encoded by the exons ATGCTGGCTCCTAGTGTTACTGCTCCCTTGCGGCCTTCATTGTCTACCG GACATCGATTAGAGTCACGAATTGAATGCAGTAGCCGTTGTGACTCAGTTAGAATTCCGAATCGGATTAGGCCAAGGGAACTTGGCTTGCAATCACAACCTAGTGTAGGAAGAAGTAGAAAACAATCTTCATCCATTGCATGCACCGCAACTGCTTTG AACGCAACTTGCAGTGCATCAGGACAAACTCAAACTGTTACTCTTGAGGCACCAACGATCACCCAAGCTCCTGTTCATTGTAAGAACAAGCACATACTCTCTTTTCAGCAGTTTGTCAATATTCATTAG